One part of the Thermodesulfobacterium commune DSM 2178 genome encodes these proteins:
- a CDS encoding ATP synthase F0 subunit B has protein sequence MINIDFTLFVQIVEALIMTFILYYILIKPVMNAMQQREQHFASLEKETQALLNSASEIIKKYEEELAKARAEGAQKRELLKEEARKIEKELLSKVLKEVEEYKARWSQEFTNQLEAIRKDLQGRIEMFASLIVERVLGRKV, from the coding sequence ATGATAAACATTGATTTTACTCTTTTTGTTCAAATTGTTGAAGCTTTGATTATGACCTTTATTTTGTATTACATTTTGATTAAACCTGTGATGAATGCTATGCAACAGAGAGAACAACATTTTGCAAGCCTGGAAAAGGAGACACAAGCGCTTTTAAATTCAGCTTCCGAGATTATTAAAAAATATGAAGAAGAACTTGCTAAAGCCAGGGCAGAGGGAGCTCAGAAAAGAGAACTTTTAAAAGAAGAAGCTCGTAAAATCGAAAAGGAGCTTCTTTCTAAGGTGTTGAAAGAAGTAGAAGAATATAAAGCTAGATGGTCTCAAGAATTTACCAATCAACTTGAGGCTATTAGAAAAGATTTGCAAGGCCGTATTGAGATGTTTGCAAGTTTGATTGTTGAAAGAGTTTTAGGGAGGAAGGTATGA
- the atpF gene encoding F0F1 ATP synthase subunit B gives MIRMKEIVSFLLILLLAGVELVWAAGGGEGGSHGVTPTQLKNLFWFTLNFIALVVILYKFARKPVVNMFKSRQENILRQYNELLEKKREAEAKYLELQEKVKNLEKEAQAIYENYVAQGLKEKERIIEEANLQAERIKQQTELYIQQEIEKAKNMLREEVAEAAVKLAEDLLRKSITEEDQKKIYKEFINEIRGRVVH, from the coding sequence ATGATAAGGATGAAAGAGATAGTTAGTTTTTTGTTGATCCTTTTGTTAGCTGGAGTTGAGTTGGTTTGGGCGGCTGGGGGAGGAGAAGGTGGTTCTCATGGTGTAACTCCTACCCAGTTAAAAAATCTTTTTTGGTTTACCTTGAATTTTATAGCTTTGGTAGTCATTCTTTATAAGTTTGCTAGAAAGCCTGTAGTGAATATGTTTAAGTCTAGACAAGAGAATATATTGCGTCAGTATAATGAGCTTTTGGAAAAGAAAAGGGAAGCTGAGGCTAAATATTTAGAATTACAAGAAAAGGTTAAAAATCTTGAAAAAGAAGCGCAAGCTATCTATGAAAATTATGTAGCCCAGGGTCTTAAAGAAAAGGAAAGAATCATAGAGGAGGCCAATCTTCAGGCTGAAAGGATTAAGCAGCAGACAGAGCTTTATATTCAACAAGAGATAGAAAAGGCTAAAAACATGTTAAGAGAAGAGGTAGCCGAGGCTGCTGTTAAGTTAGCTGAAGATCTTTTAAGAAAAAGCATAACCGAAGAAGACCAGAAAAAGATTTATAAAGAATTTATAAACGAAATCAGAGGGAGGGTGGTTCATTGA
- the atpH gene encoding ATP synthase F1 subunit delta: protein MKGLVIALKYAKGFFAAAKELGKTKEFGEQLGKIKELLESMPEVLQALQSPIYPPDLKMEVVEELLKALQVEPEVERFLRLLVEKRRIQLIREIFALYQELLDEELGIARGEVYTAYPLTEEEVKELQEVLKDFLKKEVVLEPKLDESIIGGVKVKVGDLVLDSTIKTQLEKFKEIIKGEVL from the coding sequence TTGAAAGGACTAGTTATAGCCTTAAAGTATGCTAAAGGTTTTTTTGCTGCAGCAAAAGAGTTAGGTAAAACCAAGGAGTTTGGCGAGCAACTCGGAAAGATTAAAGAGTTGCTCGAGTCCATGCCTGAAGTTTTACAAGCTTTACAAAGCCCTATCTACCCTCCTGATTTAAAGATGGAGGTGGTAGAGGAGCTTTTAAAGGCGCTTCAGGTTGAGCCTGAGGTGGAAAGGTTTTTGAGGTTGTTGGTTGAAAAAAGAAGGATCCAGTTGATAAGAGAGATCTTTGCTCTTTATCAAGAGTTGTTAGATGAAGAACTTGGTATAGCGAGAGGGGAAGTTTATACTGCATATCCTTTAACTGAAGAAGAGGTTAAGGAATTGCAGGAAGTTTTGAAGGATTTCCTGAAAAAAGAAGTGGTTTTAGAGCCTAAGCTGGATGAAAGTATTATAGGTGGGGTTAAGGTAAAGGTAGGAGATTTGGTTTTAGATAGCACCATTAAAACTCAGTTGGAAAAATTTAAAGAAATCATAAAAGGAGAGGTGCTGTGA
- the atpA gene encoding F0F1 ATP synthase subunit alpha, whose translation MQGIRVEEISDLIKKRIEEYEKKIDLNEMGVVISVGDGVARVFGLRNCQAMELIEFVEAGEMGIALNLEFDNVGIPIMGDATKIKEGQTVKRTGRIAEVPVGEAVIGRVIDPLGRPLDGKGPIQAKEFRRIEVKAPGIIKRKPVHEPMYTGIKAIDAMTPVGRGQRELIIGDRQTGKTAIAIDAILAQKDSDIYCIYVAIGQKKSNIAQIIEILRRYGAMEYTTVVVASASDPATLQYIAPYAGCAIGEYFRDTGRHALIIYDDLSKQANAYREVSLLLRRPPGREAYPGDIFYNHSRLLERAAKLNENYGAGSLTALPIIETLQGDVSAYIPTNVISITDGQIYLEPGLFFAGIRPAINVGLSVSRVGGAAQIKAMKQVAGRLRLELAQYRELAAFAQFGSELDKATQRILHRGARLVEILKQPQYQPLPVEKQVCILFAGTRGFLDEMPLDVLGQYEKELYEFIESKYPEIYKEIREKKEISPELEQKMMQVFKEFNELFKKNNNIEPVPIP comes from the coding sequence ATGCAGGGGATAAGGGTGGAGGAGATTAGTGATTTAATTAAAAAAAGAATTGAGGAGTACGAGAAAAAGATAGACTTAAACGAGATGGGTGTAGTTATTTCGGTGGGTGACGGTGTTGCTCGTGTCTTTGGTTTAAGAAATTGTCAGGCTATGGAGCTTATTGAGTTTGTAGAAGCAGGGGAAATGGGAATTGCTCTTAACTTAGAGTTTGACAACGTTGGTATTCCTATTATGGGTGATGCTACTAAGATTAAGGAAGGACAGACTGTAAAAAGAACGGGCAGAATTGCAGAGGTTCCGGTTGGGGAGGCGGTTATCGGAAGGGTGATAGACCCCTTAGGAAGACCACTTGATGGAAAGGGTCCTATACAAGCCAAAGAATTTAGAAGGATAGAGGTTAAAGCTCCAGGTATCATCAAGAGGAAACCAGTGCATGAACCCATGTATACCGGTATCAAAGCTATTGATGCTATGACCCCTGTTGGAAGGGGACAGAGAGAGCTTATCATCGGTGACAGACAAACAGGAAAAACGGCGATTGCTATAGATGCTATTTTAGCTCAAAAAGATTCGGATATTTATTGTATATATGTGGCTATAGGACAGAAAAAATCCAACATAGCTCAGATTATAGAAATCTTACGTAGATATGGGGCTATGGAATACACCACCGTGGTGGTAGCTTCTGCTTCTGATCCAGCTACTTTACAATACATTGCTCCTTATGCTGGTTGTGCCATCGGTGAATACTTCAGAGATACAGGTAGACATGCTTTAATCATATATGATGACCTTTCTAAGCAGGCTAATGCTTATCGTGAGGTCTCACTCCTTTTAAGAAGACCACCTGGACGTGAGGCTTATCCTGGTGACATCTTTTATAACCATTCCAGACTCTTAGAAAGAGCTGCTAAACTGAATGAGAACTATGGTGCAGGTTCTTTAACAGCCTTACCTATTATCGAAACCTTGCAAGGAGACGTTTCTGCCTATATTCCTACCAATGTTATTTCTATTACTGACGGACAAATCTATTTAGAACCTGGTTTGTTCTTTGCTGGTATTCGTCCGGCCATTAACGTAGGTCTTTCGGTTTCTCGAGTAGGTGGTGCTGCTCAAATTAAGGCTATGAAACAAGTTGCAGGAAGGCTAAGACTTGAGCTTGCTCAGTATAGAGAGTTGGCGGCTTTTGCTCAGTTTGGTTCAGAGCTTGATAAGGCTACTCAAAGGATTCTTCACAGAGGTGCCCGGTTGGTAGAGATTCTTAAACAACCTCAATATCAACCTCTTCCAGTAGAAAAACAGGTATGCATTCTTTTTGCTGGAACGAGGGGATTTTTAGATGAAATGCCTTTAGATGTTTTAGGACAGTACGAAAAAGAGCTGTATGAGTTTATTGAAAGTAAATACCCAGAAATTTATAAAGAAATAAGAGAGAAAAAAGAGATCTCTCCAGAGTTAGAACAAAAGATGATGCAAGTTTTTAAAGAGTTTAATGAATTGTTTAAGAAAAACAACAACATCGAGCCTGTTCCTATTCCATAA
- the atpG gene encoding ATP synthase F1 subunit gamma has protein sequence MPNLRDIRKKIDAVKKIGQITKAMNMVASAKLRSIQRRLEGFRPYKNKFEEVITNLISSGGINPQKIELLQVREVKKVGIILVTADRGLCGAFNSMLIKETEKMLAKFKKEGKEVELICVGKKGANYFAKRAPIKEAYTDVMGKVLIQDARKIARSAMRAFLNGEWDEVYVVYGYFVNLIKQIPKVEKLLPLSFEPKEAEEKPKVSYSYIYEPEEEELLPEILPLYVNTVVFAAMLETAVSEQAARMTAMDNANRACGDMVRQLTLLFNKTRQASITKELMDIVGGAEAIKKG, from the coding sequence ATGCCTAACTTAAGGGATATAAGAAAGAAGATAGATGCGGTAAAGAAGATAGGGCAGATCACCAAAGCTATGAACATGGTGGCTTCTGCTAAGCTTCGTTCTATCCAAAGAAGACTTGAGGGTTTTCGTCCCTATAAAAACAAATTTGAAGAAGTAATAACTAACCTTATAAGCTCTGGTGGTATTAACCCCCAGAAAATAGAACTGCTTCAGGTAAGAGAGGTAAAAAAGGTTGGTATTATTTTAGTTACTGCCGATAGAGGGCTTTGTGGTGCGTTTAACTCTATGTTGATAAAAGAAACTGAAAAGATGTTAGCCAAATTTAAAAAAGAAGGTAAAGAAGTAGAGTTAATCTGTGTAGGTAAGAAAGGTGCAAATTATTTTGCCAAAAGGGCACCTATCAAAGAAGCTTATACAGATGTGATGGGTAAAGTGCTTATTCAAGATGCAAGAAAGATAGCTCGTTCGGCTATGAGAGCATTTTTAAATGGTGAGTGGGACGAAGTTTATGTTGTATATGGTTACTTTGTGAACCTTATAAAACAAATTCCTAAAGTAGAAAAGCTTTTACCTTTAAGTTTTGAACCAAAAGAAGCTGAAGAAAAGCCTAAGGTTAGCTATTCTTATATTTATGAACCAGAAGAAGAAGAACTTTTGCCCGAGATTTTGCCTCTTTATGTAAACACGGTAGTTTTTGCGGCTATGCTTGAGACGGCAGTCAGTGAACAAGCAGCTCGTATGACAGCTATGGACAATGCTAACAGGGCTTGTGGGGATATGGTAAGGCAATTAACCTTGCTTTTCAACAAAACCAGACAAGCTTCTATTACTAAAGAGTTGATGGACATAGTTGGTGGTGCTGAAGCTATCAAAAAAGGTTAA
- the atpD gene encoding F0F1 ATP synthase subunit beta, which produces MAEKVIGKIVQVMGPVVDVEFPPGQVPKLLDALRVTNPAIDDREWNLVLEVAQQLGDNVVRCIAMDTTDGLRRGQEVWATGEPIKVPVGKATLGRIMNVVGDPVDEAGPIISDKYYPIHRPAPALTEQDVTIKVLETGIKVFDLLIPFPRGGKMGTFGGAGVGKTVVMMEMIHNIAMEHGGISVFCGVGERTREGNDLYLEMKHSGVIDKAALVYGQMNEPPGARARVGLTGVTVAEYFRDEEGQDVLLFIDNIFRFTQAGSEVSAILGRIPSAVGYQPTLATDLGALQERITSTSKGSITSVQCVYVPADDLTDPAPATTFAHLDGTVVLSRQIAELGIYPAVDPLDSQSRILDPNVLGWEHYMVARQVQQVLQRYKDLQDIIAILGVEELSEEDKIIVARARKIQRFLSQPFHVAEQFTGTPGRYVKLEDTIKGFKEILEGKHDDLPEQAFYMVGTIEEAVEKAKKLLEG; this is translated from the coding sequence ATGGCTGAAAAAGTAATAGGAAAGATAGTTCAGGTTATGGGTCCGGTTGTAGACGTTGAGTTCCCTCCGGGACAGGTTCCTAAACTGCTTGATGCATTAAGGGTGACCAACCCAGCTATAGATGATAGAGAGTGGAACTTAGTTTTAGAAGTAGCTCAACAGTTAGGAGATAATGTTGTTCGTTGTATTGCTATGGATACTACCGACGGGCTGAGAAGAGGACAAGAAGTTTGGGCAACCGGAGAGCCTATTAAAGTGCCTGTAGGTAAGGCAACTCTTGGAAGGATTATGAATGTAGTAGGTGATCCTGTGGATGAAGCAGGTCCGATTATTTCTGATAAATATTATCCTATTCACAGACCAGCTCCAGCTCTTACAGAACAAGACGTTACCATCAAGGTTTTGGAAACAGGTATTAAAGTGTTTGACCTTCTCATTCCTTTCCCTCGTGGTGGAAAGATGGGTACATTTGGTGGAGCAGGTGTGGGCAAGACAGTCGTCATGATGGAAATGATCCATAACATCGCTATGGAACACGGTGGTATTTCTGTTTTCTGTGGTGTTGGAGAAAGGACCCGTGAAGGTAACGACCTTTATTTAGAGATGAAACATTCTGGAGTTATCGATAAAGCTGCATTGGTTTATGGTCAGATGAACGAGCCTCCTGGAGCACGTGCGAGAGTAGGTCTTACAGGGGTTACTGTAGCTGAATATTTTAGAGATGAAGAAGGACAGGACGTGCTTTTGTTTATCGATAACATCTTCCGTTTTACCCAAGCAGGTTCTGAGGTTTCTGCTATTCTTGGAAGAATTCCTTCTGCAGTGGGTTATCAACCTACTTTGGCTACAGACTTGGGAGCTTTACAAGAGAGGATTACCTCTACCAGTAAAGGTTCTATTACCTCTGTGCAGTGTGTTTACGTGCCAGCAGACGACTTGACAGACCCAGCACCAGCTACTACCTTCGCTCATCTTGATGGTACGGTGGTTTTGTCCAGACAAATTGCAGAGCTTGGTATCTATCCTGCGGTGGACCCATTAGATTCTCAGTCTCGTATTCTTGATCCTAATGTTTTAGGTTGGGAACACTATATGGTTGCTCGTCAAGTACAACAGGTCTTACAGAGATATAAAGACCTTCAAGACATCATAGCCATCCTTGGCGTTGAAGAACTTTCTGAAGAAGATAAAATCATCGTTGCTCGTGCTAGAAAAATACAAAGGTTTCTTTCTCAGCCTTTCCACGTGGCAGAACAGTTTACAGGTACTCCTGGAAGATATGTAAAACTTGAAGATACCATCAAAGGTTTTAAAGAGATATTAGAAGGAAAACATGACGACCTTCCAGAACAAGCTTTTTATATGGTTGGAACTATAGAAGAAGCAGTAGAAAAAGCTAAGAAGTTACTGGAGGGTTAA
- a CDS encoding F0F1 ATP synthase subunit epsilon, giving the protein MAKILLEIITPDRVVVSEEVDIVTAPGVVGEFGVLANHAPMIAAVKIGPLRYRVGDREEWVAISGGFCEVFNNKITFLVESAERAYEIDVERALRAKERAEKRIQQYMAQAEKIDYARARAALQRALTRLLVAEKGKTGVPR; this is encoded by the coding sequence ATGGCTAAGATTTTACTTGAAATAATAACCCCAGATAGAGTGGTGGTAAGCGAAGAAGTAGACATTGTTACCGCTCCAGGGGTAGTTGGAGAGTTTGGAGTTTTAGCTAACCATGCCCCTATGATAGCGGCGGTGAAGATAGGTCCTCTTCGTTATCGTGTAGGAGATAGAGAAGAATGGGTGGCTATAAGCGGAGGTTTTTGTGAGGTATTTAATAACAAGATAACCTTTTTAGTAGAATCAGCCGAAAGAGCTTACGAAATAGACGTAGAAAGGGCGTTAAGAGCTAAAGAAAGAGCAGAAAAAAGGATTCAACAATATATGGCTCAGGCGGAGAAAATTGATTATGCCAGGGCAAGAGCTGCTCTTCAAAGAGCTTTGACCAGACTTTTGGTAGCAGAAAAAGGAAAAACAGGCGTTCCTCGATAA
- a CDS encoding 5-formyltetrahydrofolate cyclo-ligase — MQKSTFRELIRSLRKSYTRECLQRLSLIICKHIEKLSFYQKTQKIVYYYPKDGEVSLLYLIGKGFLEKKVYLPKTWVQQKKLTFHQVYSFSDLRPGPFGLLEPPVEHPKIEWEEIELIFVPGLAFDLKGGRIGYGGGFYDRVLFQVKGKKIGVAFSFQVFNKLPLEPHDCKVDFLVTEKGVLVCSP, encoded by the coding sequence TTGCAAAAGTCAACATTTCGTGAATTAATTCGCTCTCTTAGAAAGTCTTATACTAGAGAATGTTTACAAAGGTTAAGTCTTATTATTTGCAAACACATAGAAAAATTATCTTTTTATCAAAAAACTCAAAAAATTGTTTACTACTATCCAAAAGACGGTGAAGTGTCTCTTCTTTATTTGATAGGAAAAGGTTTTTTAGAAAAAAAGGTCTATTTACCTAAAACCTGGGTTCAACAAAAAAAACTAACCTTTCATCAAGTTTACAGTTTTTCTGATTTAAGACCAGGACCCTTTGGTTTGTTAGAACCACCGGTTGAACATCCTAAAATAGAATGGGAAGAGATAGAATTGATCTTTGTTCCTGGTTTAGCCTTTGATTTGAAAGGAGGTAGGATAGGTTATGGAGGAGGTTTTTATGACCGGGTTTTGTTTCAAGTAAAAGGTAAAAAAATAGGGGTTGCTTTTTCCTTTCAAGTTTTCAACAAACTTCCTTTAGAACCTCATGATTGTAAGGTAGATTTTTTGGTTACTGAAAAGGGGGTTTTGGTATGCAGTCCTTAA
- a CDS encoding YggS family pyridoxal phosphate-dependent enzyme, whose amino-acid sequence MQSLKEVLKRNYAILLDNLQKACLKAGRSMDSIRVLGASKGQSPEKIKIAYELGIKLFGENYVQEGEKKIKELSFLNIEWHFIGRLQTNKVKKALNLFSVLQTLDRYDLAKEIQKQAEKLNKSVPVLIEINIGEEPTKAGITKGEIEDFLEKISNFNRIKIIGLMCLPPYKENPEEVRPYFVEMRKLFERLKPYLGSEFRELSMGTSHDYTVAVEEGATIIRIGEALFGKRERNP is encoded by the coding sequence ATGCAGTCCTTAAAAGAGGTTTTAAAGAGAAATTATGCAATTTTGCTAGACAACCTACAAAAAGCTTGCTTAAAAGCTGGTAGGTCAATGGATTCAATTCGAGTTCTAGGTGCCTCTAAAGGTCAAAGTCCAGAGAAAATAAAGATTGCTTATGAACTTGGTATAAAACTTTTTGGAGAAAACTATGTACAGGAAGGGGAGAAAAAGATCAAAGAACTTTCTTTCTTAAATATAGAATGGCATTTTATAGGAAGGCTTCAAACTAACAAAGTAAAAAAAGCTTTAAACCTTTTTTCGGTTTTACAGACCTTAGATCGTTATGACTTGGCTAAAGAAATACAAAAACAGGCTGAGAAATTAAACAAATCAGTCCCAGTGCTTATAGAAATAAATATAGGGGAGGAACCAACCAAAGCAGGGATAACCAAAGGTGAGATAGAGGATTTTTTAGAAAAAATAAGTAATTTTAACAGAATTAAAATAATAGGTCTTATGTGTTTACCTCCTTATAAAGAAAATCCCGAAGAAGTGAGGCCTTATTTTGTAGAAATGAGAAAACTTTTTGAAAGGTTGAAACCTTATTTAGGAAGTGAATTTAGAGAGCTTTCTATGGGAACCAGTCATGACTATACCGTAGCTGTAGAAGAAGGAGCTACTATCATTAGAATAGGAGAAGCTCTTTTTGGTAAAAGAGAGCGTAACCCCTAA
- a CDS encoding DNA internalization-related competence protein ComEC/Rec2 — protein sequence MVKESVTPKKTFFPEKNSKLFLLASGFSLGLFLGFLGIPWWLPSLGLMLFLGFCCFLSKEKRSFNLLLFSFILIGSLIFSKNYWESRLTLKEGKEFKSYVSIEKVEPYFGGYFVEAYDKERGRVVFKTDSLYFIPGQECLFWFKPKNIQEYSLPFFFQKELRLKAKGYKEEVFFIKEKGWVCRDPKGFQVEALRFKLFQFSERLDQEAKGLFQALVLGVETNLPEEVKERLKDQGLYHLLAISGFNLAVMFWLFYCFSFWLLGFTPAVKWGYPLQNLAYITALPAAFSILVFSGFCPSAYRAFLFLSVYVFSRLFFRRTSGLIILFITVGVLLILQPYLIGNFSFLLSFMATLGLILGDRFYRFYFFDFLNRVLFSDRWYHQFLNWIIYSSWISVVVSILLMPFIFAINGKFPVWTVFNNLLAGVFWSFIFIPGCILVAFISFILPDIALGLGNFIGKIFCLYNYLPFWEGYLNINLPLNLFCWLWLSFIIFIGIVWYFGSKKVSLICLLSFSLFVIVVDILYKRASYFLVLDVGRANAMVFKSKDKHIMIDTGPNFDTNSSASEGFNWTKFYLEPTLRKLGISRIELLIISHPDLDHSGGFNTLKKNFLIKREVTGKFNSQDWEKVNLLYPLEEISSPQSLKIGETEVFLFPGAESYEDLNRESVVVVLEHGGLTIFCPGDIDVERFYRLKEEGRVFPAEVLISPHHGSKKGINQEVLSWLKPKVVLTSGRGPYHPHPEVKLLLETQGIPHFSTAEEGTLYVFPKDDYFILCLEKTRRTNFEVKMFFPLIPYYISHDSCKTFSYHRYGELN from the coding sequence TTGGTAAAAGAGAGCGTAACCCCTAAGAAAACCTTTTTCCCTGAAAAGAATTCTAAGCTTTTCTTGTTGGCATCAGGATTTTCTTTAGGTCTTTTTTTAGGTTTTTTAGGGATTCCCTGGTGGCTACCTTCTTTAGGTTTGATGCTTTTTTTGGGTTTTTGTTGTTTTTTGTCTAAAGAAAAGAGGTCGTTTAATCTTCTCTTATTCAGTTTTATTCTTATTGGTTCGTTAATTTTTAGCAAAAATTATTGGGAATCTCGTTTAACTTTAAAAGAAGGCAAAGAGTTTAAAAGTTATGTAAGTATAGAAAAGGTGGAACCCTATTTTGGAGGTTATTTTGTCGAAGCCTATGATAAAGAAAGAGGAAGGGTTGTGTTTAAAACCGATAGTTTATATTTTATTCCTGGTCAAGAGTGTCTTTTTTGGTTCAAACCTAAAAATATACAGGAGTATTCCCTTCCATTCTTTTTTCAGAAGGAATTAAGATTAAAAGCCAAGGGATACAAAGAGGAAGTATTTTTTATAAAAGAAAAAGGTTGGGTATGTAGGGATCCTAAGGGTTTTCAAGTAGAGGCTTTAAGGTTTAAACTTTTTCAGTTTTCAGAAAGACTTGACCAAGAGGCCAAAGGTCTTTTTCAAGCTTTGGTTTTAGGAGTAGAAACTAACCTTCCAGAGGAAGTTAAAGAAAGATTAAAAGATCAAGGACTTTACCATCTTTTAGCTATCTCAGGTTTTAATTTAGCTGTGATGTTTTGGTTATTTTACTGTTTTAGCTTTTGGTTGCTTGGTTTTACTCCTGCGGTAAAATGGGGATATCCTTTACAAAATTTAGCTTATATAACAGCCCTTCCAGCAGCCTTTTCTATTCTTGTCTTTTCTGGTTTTTGCCCTTCAGCCTATAGAGCTTTTTTATTTCTTTCTGTTTACGTATTTTCTCGATTGTTTTTTCGAAGAACCTCAGGTTTAATCATCCTATTTATTACCGTAGGAGTTCTTCTTATTTTACAACCTTACTTGATAGGTAACTTTTCGTTTTTACTTTCTTTTATGGCTACTTTAGGCTTGATTTTAGGTGATAGGTTTTATAGGTTTTATTTTTTTGACTTTTTAAATAGAGTCTTATTCTCTGATAGGTGGTACCATCAGTTTTTAAACTGGATAATTTATTCTTCTTGGATTTCTGTGGTAGTAAGTATATTACTTATGCCTTTTATCTTTGCCATAAACGGAAAATTTCCTGTATGGACGGTTTTTAACAATCTATTAGCAGGTGTTTTTTGGAGTTTTATTTTTATCCCTGGATGCATCTTAGTAGCTTTTATTTCTTTTATTTTACCAGACATAGCCTTAGGTTTAGGTAATTTTATAGGAAAAATTTTTTGTTTATATAACTACTTACCTTTTTGGGAAGGCTATCTCAATATAAACTTACCTTTAAACCTTTTTTGTTGGTTATGGTTAAGCTTTATTATTTTTATAGGTATTGTCTGGTATTTTGGTTCTAAAAAGGTTTCTCTGATTTGTTTGTTAAGTTTTTCATTATTTGTGATAGTTGTTGATATTCTGTACAAAAGAGCAAGTTACTTTCTTGTTTTAGATGTAGGAAGAGCAAATGCCATGGTTTTTAAGTCTAAAGATAAGCATATCATGATAGATACAGGGCCCAATTTTGATACTAACTCTTCAGCGAGTGAAGGGTTTAATTGGACGAAGTTTTATTTAGAGCCTACTTTAAGAAAACTTGGGATTTCAAGAATAGAACTGTTAATAATCTCTCATCCTGACCTTGACCACAGCGGAGGGTTTAACACCCTGAAAAAAAATTTTTTGATAAAAAGAGAAGTTACTGGAAAGTTTAACTCACAAGACTGGGAAAAGGTAAATCTACTTTATCCTTTAGAAGAGATTTCTTCTCCTCAGAGTTTAAAAATAGGAGAGACAGAAGTTTTTCTTTTCCCTGGAGCTGAATCTTACGAAGATCTTAACCGAGAAAGTGTGGTTGTAGTTTTAGAACACGGAGGTTTGACCATTTTTTGCCCTGGCGATATAGACGTAGAGCGGTTTTATAGGTTAAAAGAAGAGGGTAGGGTTTTTCCAGCTGAGGTGCTGATTTCTCCTCATCATGGTTCAAAAAAGGGGATAAATCAGGAGGTTTTAAGTTGGCTAAAACCTAAAGTGGTTTTAACGTCAGGTAGAGGACCTTATCATCCACACCCAGAAGTTAAATTATTACTTGAAACACAAGGTATTCCTCATTTTTCTACTGCGGAAGAAGGAACTCTTTATGTTTTTCCAAAAGATGATTATTTTATATTATGTTTAGAAAAAACAAGAAGAACAAATTTTGAGGTTAAGATGTTTTTCCCTCTAATTCCGTACTATATAAGTCATGATTCTTGTAAAACCTTTAGTTATCATAGATATGGGGAATTAAACTAA
- a CDS encoding archease, translating into MVSKSYETFEHGADIGIRGYGKTLEEAFSNLIKALFSLIGEEVDFNKVAADQRVGIEVEADFLEELVVIFINKVLSLFALENIFFKEFKGKIWESDQRVRLEGTLLGEKYSPEKFGYGVEVKGATFTLAKVEKNGDLWVAQCVVDV; encoded by the coding sequence ATGGTATCTAAAAGTTACGAAACTTTTGAACATGGAGCAGACATAGGGATAAGAGGTTATGGAAAGACCTTAGAAGAGGCTTTTTCTAATTTGATAAAGGCCCTTTTTAGCTTGATTGGAGAAGAAGTAGACTTTAATAAAGTAGCAGCTGATCAAAGGGTAGGGATAGAGGTAGAGGCAGATTTTTTAGAGGAACTGGTGGTGATTTTTATCAATAAAGTGTTAAGTTTGTTTGCTTTAGAAAATATCTTTTTTAAAGAATTTAAAGGTAAAATATGGGAAAGTGATCAGAGAGTAAGGTTAGAGGGGACGTTATTAGGAGAAAAATATTCTCCAGAAAAGTTTGGGTATGGGGTTGAGGTAAAAGGAGCTACTTTTACTTTAGCTAAGGTAGAGAAAAATGGTGATCTTTGGGTAGCTCAATGTGTGGTAGATGTATGA